A window of Candidatus Sulfotelmatobacter sp. genomic DNA:
GGGCGTGTACTGCCACTTGATGTGGTAGTCGGTGAGATCGACCGCGTAGACGTGATTGGGATACGCGCTCTCGAAGTACAGCGTGTCGCCGATGACCAGCGGCTGGCCTTCGTGCCCGCGCGTCGCGCCGGTGGACATGGTCCACGCCGCCTTCAGACCGCTGACGTTTTGCGTGGTGATCTGATCGAGCGTGCTGTGCCGCGTGTTCGCGTAGTTGAGGCTGGGCATCACCCACTGGTTGGGGTCTTGGCTCATCTCCGCGAGCGAGAGCCGTTGATGGCCCGACGCGACGTTTTGGGCTACGTTGGATGCGGCGGGTTGCGTTTGGTGCGCGCCGGCCCGACCGATGGTCAAACCACCGATCAGGGCGCTGCCGGACAACGCCGCCACCAGAAGTGCGGCGAGAGCCTGACGCTTCATGAATGCCGACCTTTCAAATGAACGATGAACGGGCGGTCCGGACTCCCCCCACGATAGGACTGCGGGCGCCGAGCGACAAGTCATCCGTTTGGTGGAGGGTACTTTCTTCCGCCGCTGCGCCGATGCGAGGGAGATCAGCGCCAATGACGACCAGCACAGACGAGCGTCAAGCCGACGGTAGGGTTCCGCAGGCTGCGGTCACCGTCGCGGTGGTCGTCGAACGCCCGACGACCCGCGAGGCGATCATTCGCGTTCTCGCCACCGATGCGGGCATTCGCGTGGTCGGTCAGGCCGACGATTTGGCGAGCGGGCTGGCGTTGCTCGACCAGCAGCGCCCGCGCGTCGTCGTCGTCAACATGCGCCTGGGCGGTACGGACGCACCGGGCGTCGTCTTCATTCGCGCCGCCAAGGAGCGGCATCCGGAAATCGGCGTGCTCTCACTCAAGCGCCGCGTCGACGAACATCTCTTGCGGACCGCGCTCGACGCCGGCGCCGACGCCTGTTGCCTGGCGACGACGCCCGAGAACCGGCTGCGCAGCGCGATCAAAGCGGTCGGCGAGGGCGCGACCTGGCTCGACCCCGAGATCTCGCGCATCCTGCTGCACCCGGTCGTGCGGCGGCCGGTCGATCCCCCGCGCGACGACGAGGGCATGCACCTCTCCCCGCGCGAGCACGAGATCCTCCAGCTGCTGACCGAAGGCTACACGAACGACGAGATCGCAACCTCGCTGCGCTGCTCGGAAGCGACGATCAAGACGCACCTCGTGCACGTCTTCACCAAGCTCAACGTCCACGATCGCGTCAGCGCCGCCGTCGCCGCGCTGCGCCGCGGCATTATTTGAAGGCCGAACG
This region includes:
- a CDS encoding response regulator transcription factor; the encoded protein is MTTSTDERQADGRVPQAAVTVAVVVERPTTREAIIRVLATDAGIRVVGQADDLASGLALLDQQRPRVVVVNMRLGGTDAPGVVFIRAAKERHPEIGVLSLKRRVDEHLLRTALDAGADACCLATTPENRLRSAIKAVGEGATWLDPEISRILLHPVVRRPVDPPRDDEGMHLSPREHEILQLLTEGYTNDEIATSLRCSEATIKTHLVHVFTKLNVHDRVSAAVAALRRGII